The Setaria italica strain Yugu1 chromosome IX, Setaria_italica_v2.0, whole genome shotgun sequence genome has a window encoding:
- the LOC101753097 gene encoding probable 2-oxoglutarate-dependent dioxygenase At5g05600, which yields MVGLSMDQSFVQAPEHRSKRTITEATGIPLIDISVLASGDAAAVDALAAEVGAASREWGFFLVVGHGVPAETVARATEAQRAFFALPAERKATVRRSEAAPLGYHESEHTKNVRDWKEVFDLVAHEPPPPAAGTVTDGEVVYENKWPEDLPDFREALEEYMKAMEELAFKLLELLARSLNLRPDRLHGFFKHPTTFFRLNHYPPCPSPDLALGVGPHRDPGALTILYQDGVGGLDVRRRSDSEWVRVGCVPDSFIVNVGDTVQVWSNDRYESAEHRVSVNPATARFSMPYFFNPAADAVVEPLEELVGGEEDDDPPRYSAYSWGEFFNTKLNGNYRKLDVENLQIEHFRKGLEA from the exons ATGGTCGGCCTATCCATGGACCAGTCCTTCGTGCAGGCCCCCGAGCACCGCTCCAAGCGTACCATCACCGAGGCCACCGGCATCCCACTCATCGACATTTCGGTCCTTGcctccggcgacgccgccgccgtggacgcgctGGCCGCCGAGGTGGGCGCGGCGAGCCGGGAGTGGGGCTTCTTCCTGGTCGTGGGCCACGGCGTGCCGGCGGAGACCGTGGCGCGGGCGACAGAGGCGCAGCGCGCGTTCTTCGCCCTCCCGGCGGAGCGGAAGGCGACCGTGCGGAGGAGCGAGGCGGCGCCGCTCGGGTACCACGAGTCGGAGCACACCAAGAACGTCAGGGACTGGAAGGAGGTGTTCGACCTCGTCGCgcacgagccgccgccgccggcggcgggaacCGTGACCGATGGCGAGGTCGTGTACGAGAACAAGTGGCCCGAGGACCTGCCAGACTTCAG ggaggcgctggaggagtACATGAAAGCCATGGAAGAGCTGGCGTTCAAGCTGCTGGAGCTGCTGGCCCGGAGCCTGAACCTGAGGCCCGACCGGCTGCACGGCTTCTTCAAGCACCCCACCACGTTCTTCCGCCTCAACCACTACCCTCCCTGCCCGAGCCCGGACCTCGCGCTCGGCGTGGGCCCGCACAGGGACCCCGGCGCCCTGACGATCCTGTACCAGGACGGCGTCGGCGGGCTCGACGTCCGGCGGCGCTCCGACAGCGAGTGGGTCCGTGTCGGGTGCGTCCCCGACTCCTTCATCGTCAACGTCGGCGACACCGTGCAG GTGTGGAGCAACGACCGGTACGAGAGCGCGGAGCACCGGGTGTCGGTGaacccggcgacggcgaggttcTCCATGCCCTACTTCTTCAACCCGGCGGCCGACGCCGTCGTGGAGCCGCTGGAGGAGCTGGtgggcggggaggaggacgacgacccgCCCAGGTACAGCGCGTACAGCTGGGGGGAATTCTTCAACACAAAGCTCAACGGCAACTACAGGAAGCTGGACGTGGAGAACCTCCAGATCGAGCACTTCAGGAAGGGCCTCGAAGCGTAG